One genomic region from Ruegeria sp. TM1040 encodes:
- a CDS encoding TIGR02302 family protein, which translates to MSEQKTPDGPDHHPVEAALRQLAPLRRALLLTRAGMVAERLWRSFWPLATVLLLAAGLVLLGIFDWVVLEVAWGGAVLVVLGAVAATVWGVMLFRWPKPHEAVARLDETLPGRPIAAILDHQVSGAEDAASVALWQAHQARMAARAAEAEAPAPNLRIADRDPYALRYVALLVLVTGLLFGTAWRAGRVAELMPGGGNAGLNGPTWEGWVEPPRYTGLPTLYLGDLTEDTLRIPQNSRVTLRFYGDVGDLTLAETVSGRTGELPSASAPEQNFTVTEAGDLTIDGAGGRSWRVEVIRDAPPLVSLAGEPDLSADGTLTLPFNASDDYGVVGGTVTISLDGAALDRRYGLATAPDARDPITLPLPLSLTGDRRLFSEVLEEEFSAHPWANLPVIYSLRAEDAAGQQSVAATLHGPLTARRFFDPMAAALVEQRRDLLWARANGPRVAKILRTLSHRPEELFSDMGNYLQLRTILKRLERYSAHGLSPVHQDEIASALWALALQLEEGDVGDALERMRQAQERLSQAMRDGASDEEIARLMQELREATDDYMRQLSRQAQQQDGDQEGGESSDNAIQLSQQDLQAMMDRIQELMEQGRMAEAEQALREFQQMMENMQVTQGQPGQGDSPGQQAMDGLADTLREQQGLSDQAFRDLQEQFNPNAQRGESQGNEGRDGGLGRGQSHQGGGAGGQDDGPQGEGGQNEGREAEGGQSPSGGQGNGAGDLAQRQQALRDELQRQRDGLPLGGPEGEAARDSLDQAGRAMEGAEEALREGDYAEAIDRQSEAMEALRDGMRALGEAMAEQQQQGQQPGGQQGQSTRQGNALDPLGRDRGGQGSDFFSRDSIGEGQAYRRAWDLLEEIRRRAGERERSESERNYLQRLLDRF; encoded by the coding sequence ATGAGCGAGCAGAAAACCCCCGACGGACCCGACCACCACCCGGTTGAAGCAGCGCTGAGGCAGCTGGCGCCCCTGCGGCGTGCGCTGTTGCTGACGCGCGCGGGCATGGTGGCTGAACGTCTCTGGCGCAGTTTCTGGCCTTTGGCGACGGTGCTGCTTCTGGCCGCCGGTTTGGTGCTTCTGGGGATTTTCGACTGGGTCGTTCTCGAGGTCGCCTGGGGCGGTGCGGTGCTGGTGGTGCTGGGCGCGGTCGCTGCTACCGTCTGGGGCGTTATGCTGTTTCGCTGGCCAAAGCCGCATGAGGCCGTGGCCCGCCTTGACGAAACCCTGCCCGGACGCCCGATTGCAGCGATTCTGGATCATCAGGTGTCTGGGGCCGAGGATGCCGCGTCCGTCGCGCTCTGGCAGGCGCATCAGGCCCGGATGGCAGCCCGCGCCGCCGAGGCCGAAGCGCCGGCCCCCAATCTGCGTATTGCTGACCGCGATCCCTATGCGTTGCGTTATGTGGCGCTTCTGGTGCTGGTCACGGGGCTGTTGTTCGGCACCGCCTGGCGCGCAGGCAGGGTCGCCGAACTCATGCCCGGCGGTGGCAATGCGGGTCTGAATGGCCCGACCTGGGAGGGCTGGGTCGAGCCGCCGCGCTACACCGGCCTGCCGACGCTCTATTTGGGGGATCTTACCGAAGATACCCTGCGCATACCGCAAAACAGCCGCGTCACCCTACGGTTCTATGGCGATGTGGGCGATCTGACGCTGGCAGAGACCGTCTCTGGCCGCACCGGAGAGCTGCCCTCTGCCTCCGCGCCGGAGCAGAATTTCACCGTGACCGAGGCTGGGGATCTCACCATTGATGGTGCTGGCGGTCGCAGTTGGCGCGTGGAGGTGATCCGCGATGCCCCACCGCTTGTCTCTCTCGCAGGAGAGCCGGATCTGTCGGCGGATGGCACGCTGACCTTGCCGTTTAATGCCTCGGACGACTACGGCGTCGTGGGCGGCACGGTGACGATTTCCCTCGACGGGGCCGCATTGGACCGCCGCTATGGGCTGGCAACCGCGCCGGATGCCCGCGATCCCATCACGCTGCCTTTGCCGCTCTCTCTGACCGGCGATCGTCGCCTCTTCAGCGAAGTGCTCGAGGAAGAATTCTCCGCTCATCCCTGGGCCAACCTGCCGGTGATCTACAGCCTGCGTGCCGAGGATGCGGCGGGCCAACAGAGCGTTGCAGCCACCTTGCACGGCCCTTTGACCGCTCGGCGCTTCTTTGACCCGATGGCGGCGGCTTTGGTCGAGCAACGGCGCGATCTCCTCTGGGCGCGCGCCAACGGGCCACGAGTCGCAAAAATCCTGCGCACCCTCAGCCACCGCCCCGAAGAGCTCTTCTCGGACATGGGCAACTACCTGCAATTGCGCACGATTTTGAAGCGATTGGAGCGGTATAGCGCACATGGCCTGAGCCCCGTTCACCAGGACGAGATTGCAAGCGCGCTCTGGGCCCTGGCGTTGCAGCTGGAGGAGGGCGATGTCGGCGATGCGCTGGAACGGATGCGGCAGGCGCAGGAACGGCTGAGCCAGGCCATGCGCGACGGCGCCAGTGATGAGGAAATCGCCCGCCTGATGCAGGAGTTGCGAGAGGCCACCGACGACTACATGCGCCAGCTGTCGCGACAGGCGCAGCAGCAGGATGGAGACCAGGAGGGCGGCGAGAGCAGCGACAATGCGATCCAGCTCAGCCAGCAGGACTTGCAGGCCATGATGGACCGCATCCAGGAGCTGATGGAACAGGGCCGCATGGCCGAAGCCGAACAGGCCCTTCGGGAGTTCCAGCAGATGATGGAAAACATGCAGGTCACACAGGGTCAGCCCGGTCAGGGCGACAGCCCCGGCCAGCAGGCCATGGACGGTTTGGCGGATACCTTGCGCGAACAGCAAGGCCTGTCGGATCAGGCCTTCCGAGACCTGCAAGAACAGTTCAACCCCAACGCCCAGCGGGGCGAAAGCCAGGGCAATGAGGGCCGGGACGGCGGCCTTGGCCGTGGACAGAGCCATCAGGGCGGCGGCGCAGGCGGTCAGGACGACGGCCCCCAGGGCGAAGGCGGTCAAAACGAAGGCCGAGAGGCCGAGGGCGGCCAATCTCCAAGCGGGGGACAGGGCAACGGCGCGGGCGATCTTGCGCAACGTCAGCAGGCCCTGCGTGACGAGCTGCAACGCCAGCGCGATGGCCTGCCTCTTGGCGGACCCGAGGGCGAGGCTGCACGGGACTCGCTCGATCAGGCCGGGCGCGCCATGGAAGGTGCCGAAGAGGCGCTGCGCGAGGGCGATTACGCCGAAGCCATTGACCGCCAGTCCGAGGCCATGGAAGCCCTGCGCGACGGTATGCGCGCCTTGGGCGAGGCCATGGCAGAGCAGCAACAGCAAGGCCAGCAACCGGGCGGCCAGCAAGGACAGAGCACCCGTCAGGGCAATGCGCTCGACCCGCTGGGCCGGGACCGGGGCGGGCAGGGCAGCGACTTCTTTAGCCGTGACAGCATTGGCGAGGGGCAGGCCTATCGCCGGGCTTGGGATCTTCTGGAAGAAATCCGACGCCGCGCTGGAGAGCGTGAGCGCAGCGAAAGCGAGCGCAACTACCTGCAACGTCTGCTGGATCGCTTCTGA
- a CDS encoding zinc-ribbon domain-containing protein, translating into MRLICPNCGAQYEVPEDVIPQDGRDVQCSNCGDTWFQPSTQMMAEEAEARAATPPPATEAGSVDAAHTREDALQEPPQDAWPSAPEPEPAAAEEHWHEDPDAPAPGTPPAAPPEPEADPAPAKRRLDPEISRVLREEAMREEALRSGRDSLETQPELGLEDLPEDEAARRARQSEERVARMQGLDPAPQAHAAPLDRDRLDPQPGSRRGLLPNIEDVATNAPGETKPATPPPADAPAPPARKRGFSRGFLLVILLMALAILVYSNAAMIAESLPQADPYLSSYVAWVDQWRLWLDAQAQALAAE; encoded by the coding sequence ATGAGACTGATATGCCCCAATTGCGGCGCACAGTATGAGGTGCCCGAGGATGTGATCCCGCAGGACGGGCGTGATGTGCAGTGTTCCAATTGCGGTGATACCTGGTTTCAGCCCTCCACGCAGATGATGGCCGAAGAGGCCGAGGCCCGCGCCGCCACCCCGCCTCCGGCAACGGAAGCGGGTTCTGTCGACGCCGCTCACACGCGAGAGGACGCGCTGCAGGAGCCGCCCCAGGACGCATGGCCAAGCGCCCCCGAGCCCGAGCCGGCAGCGGCCGAAGAGCACTGGCACGAAGATCCGGATGCGCCTGCACCGGGCACACCGCCAGCCGCCCCGCCAGAACCCGAAGCAGACCCCGCGCCCGCAAAGCGTCGTCTCGATCCCGAGATCTCGCGCGTGTTGCGCGAAGAAGCCATGCGCGAAGAAGCCCTGCGGTCTGGGCGCGACAGTTTGGAAACCCAGCCAGAATTGGGGCTTGAGGACCTGCCTGAGGATGAAGCCGCGCGCCGGGCCCGCCAATCCGAGGAGCGGGTGGCCCGGATGCAAGGCCTGGACCCTGCCCCGCAGGCGCATGCCGCGCCTTTGGACCGGGATCGCCTAGACCCGCAGCCGGGATCGCGCAGAGGGTTGTTGCCGAATATTGAGGATGTAGCCACCAATGCGCCGGGGGAAACCAAACCCGCGACGCCACCGCCTGCGGATGCCCCCGCGCCACCTGCGCGCAAACGCGGATTTTCGCGCGGATTTCTGTTGGTGATCCTACTGATGGCGCTGGCTATTCTGGTTTACAGCAATGCCGCAATGATTGCGGAGAGCCTGCCGCAAGCTGATCCTTACCTCAGCTCCTATGTGGCCTGGGTCGATCAGTGGCGGCTCTGGCTTGATGCGCAAGCACAGGCGCTGGCAGCAGAATAA
- the lysA gene encoding diaminopimelate decarboxylase has translation MDHFLYRDGALYAEDVPVAEIAATVGTPFYVYSTATLLRHFRLFDEALEGTDHLVCYAMKAASNQAILKTLAAAGAGMDVVSEGEYRRAKAAGVPGDKIVFSGVGKTAEEIRTALTGGIRQFNVESEPEMDVINAVALELGVTAPITVRVNPDVDAKTHAKIATGKSENKFGIPIAKARAVYAHAASLPGLEVIGIDVHIGSQLTDLEPFRLAYQKVAELTQALRADGHDIRRLDLGGGLGIPYTRSNEAPPLPVEYGQMIKEELGHLGCEIEIEPGRLVAGNAGLMVSKVIYIKEGEGRDFLILDGAMNDLIRPAMYEAHHDIIPVVEPTPGLEPQPYDIVGPVCESGDTFAKQRLMPPLAAGDLVAFRSAGAYGAVMSSEYNSRPLIPEVLVHGDQFAVIRQRPTFDEMINRDTIPEWL, from the coding sequence ATGGATCATTTTCTCTATCGCGATGGCGCTTTGTACGCCGAAGATGTCCCCGTAGCCGAGATTGCCGCTACGGTGGGCACGCCGTTCTACGTCTACTCCACCGCGACGCTCCTGCGCCATTTCCGTCTCTTTGACGAGGCGCTTGAGGGCACCGACCATCTGGTTTGTTACGCGATGAAGGCCGCCTCCAATCAGGCGATCCTAAAGACACTCGCGGCGGCGGGCGCAGGCATGGATGTGGTGAGCGAAGGCGAATACCGCCGCGCCAAGGCCGCAGGCGTGCCGGGCGACAAGATCGTGTTTTCCGGTGTCGGCAAGACCGCCGAAGAGATCCGCACCGCGCTCACCGGGGGCATTCGCCAGTTCAACGTCGAATCCGAGCCCGAGATGGACGTGATCAATGCCGTTGCGCTCGAGCTTGGTGTCACCGCGCCGATCACCGTGCGGGTGAACCCGGATGTGGATGCAAAGACCCACGCCAAGATCGCGACCGGTAAATCCGAGAACAAATTCGGCATCCCCATCGCCAAGGCGCGCGCGGTCTATGCCCATGCCGCCAGCCTGCCGGGCCTTGAGGTGATCGGGATCGATGTTCACATCGGCTCGCAACTCACGGATCTTGAGCCCTTCCGCCTTGCCTATCAAAAGGTTGCGGAGCTGACACAGGCTCTGCGCGCGGACGGTCACGATATTCGCCGCCTTGATCTTGGGGGCGGTCTGGGCATCCCCTATACCCGCTCCAATGAGGCCCCGCCGCTGCCGGTGGAATATGGCCAGATGATCAAGGAAGAGCTCGGTCATCTGGGCTGCGAAATCGAGATCGAACCGGGCCGTCTGGTGGCGGGCAATGCGGGGCTGATGGTCTCTAAGGTGATCTACATCAAAGAGGGCGAAGGCCGCGATTTCCTGATCCTCGACGGGGCCATGAACGACCTCATCCGCCCAGCGATGTATGAGGCCCATCACGACATCATCCCCGTGGTGGAACCGACCCCCGGTCTCGAACCGCAACCCTATGACATCGTGGGCCCGGTCTGCGAAAGCGGCGACACCTTTGCCAAACAACGCCTGATGCCGCCGCTTGCTGCGGGGGATCTGGTGGCGTTTCGCAGTGCCGGGGCTTATGGCGCGGTGATGTCCAGCGAATACAACTCGCGCCCCCTCATCCCCGAGGTGCTGGTCCACGGCGATCAATTTGCAGTCATCCGGCAGCGTCCGACCTTTGACGAGATGATAAATCGCGATACCATCCCAGAGTGGCTGTAA